Proteins from a genomic interval of Providencia stuartii:
- the cmk gene encoding (d)CMP kinase, which translates to MVAVAPVITVDGPSGAGKGTLCQALANQFGWQLLDSGAIYRVLALAALHHHVDIQSEDALVPLAANLDVRFVPEEDQLKVILEGEDVSNQIRTEDVGKTASQIAAFPRVREALLRRQRAFRAMPGLIADGRDMGTVVFPDAPVKIFLDASAEERAHRRMKQLQEKGFDVNFERLLTEIQERDYRDRNRKVAPLVAAKDALILDSTSMSIGEVIEKAQAYAKKILQLS; encoded by the coding sequence ATGGTGGCTGTAGCCCCTGTAATCACCGTTGATGGACCAAGCGGAGCTGGTAAAGGTACATTATGCCAAGCGCTGGCAAATCAGTTTGGATGGCAACTCTTAGATTCTGGCGCTATTTATCGCGTTCTCGCATTAGCAGCACTGCATCATCATGTTGATATTCAGTCAGAAGATGCGTTAGTGCCTTTAGCGGCAAATCTCGATGTACGCTTTGTACCTGAAGAAGACCAGTTAAAAGTGATTTTAGAAGGCGAAGATGTTTCAAATCAAATTCGTACTGAAGATGTCGGTAAGACAGCATCACAAATAGCGGCTTTCCCCCGCGTAAGGGAAGCTTTGCTGCGCCGTCAGCGCGCTTTTAGGGCTATGCCTGGGCTGATTGCGGATGGCCGTGATATGGGAACCGTTGTTTTTCCTGATGCGCCAGTCAAAATTTTCCTGGATGCCTCTGCCGAAGAGCGAGCTCATCGACGTATGAAGCAGTTGCAGGAAAAAGGGTTTGATGTTAACTTTGAACGACTTTTGACCGAAATACAAGAACGTGATTATCGGGATCGTAACCGTAAAGTTGCGCCTTTAGTCGCCGCGAAGGATGCTTTAATACTGGATTCCACAAGTATGTCTATTGGGGAAGTCATTGAAAAAGCACAGGCCTATGCGAAAAAAATTCTACAATTATCTTAA
- the aroA gene encoding 3-phosphoshikimate 1-carboxyvinyltransferase, translating into MQSLTLQPISSINGTINLPGSKSVSNRALLLAAMANGTTVLTNLLDSDDIRHMLNALSQLGIDYQLSEDKTRCSVKGLGGILCHPEQLDIFLGNAGTAMRPLTAALSLAANNIILTGEPRMKERPIGHLVDALREGGAVIEYLEQENYPPIRLRGGFSGGAISVDGSVSSQFLTALLMAAPLAEKDTVITISGDLVSKPYIDITLALMDTFGVKVENHQYQQFIIQGQQQYQSPGEYLVEGDASSASYFLAAAAIKGGTVRVTGIGRNSLQGDTKFANVLEKMGATIRWGDDFVECERGTLSGIDMDMNAIPDAAMTIGTVALFAKGETVIRNIYNWRVKETDRLYAMATELRKVGAEVEEGYDFIRIVPPAQLQHAEIETYNDHRIAMCFSLVALSDTPVTILDPGCTAKTFPDYFQQLARLS; encoded by the coding sequence ATGCAATCCCTGACATTACAACCTATCTCTTCAATCAACGGAACGATCAACCTGCCAGGGTCTAAAAGTGTATCGAACCGAGCGCTTTTATTAGCGGCAATGGCTAACGGCACAACGGTGCTGACAAACTTATTAGACAGTGATGATATTCGCCATATGCTGAATGCATTAAGCCAATTAGGTATTGATTATCAATTGTCTGAAGATAAAACCCGTTGCAGTGTTAAAGGTCTTGGCGGCATTCTGTGTCACCCAGAACAATTAGATATTTTTCTAGGCAATGCGGGTACGGCAATGCGTCCTTTAACGGCAGCACTCTCGTTAGCCGCGAATAACATTATTCTAACCGGCGAGCCTCGCATGAAAGAGCGCCCAATTGGGCATCTAGTTGATGCTTTACGTGAAGGCGGGGCCGTTATTGAATATTTAGAACAAGAGAATTATCCCCCCATTCGTTTACGAGGTGGTTTTTCTGGTGGCGCAATATCGGTGGATGGTTCGGTTTCCAGCCAATTTTTAACCGCGCTTCTCATGGCAGCGCCCTTGGCGGAAAAAGATACCGTCATTACGATTTCAGGTGATTTGGTTTCAAAACCTTATATTGATATTACGCTTGCATTGATGGATACATTCGGTGTCAAAGTAGAAAATCATCAATATCAGCAATTTATTATTCAGGGACAACAGCAGTATCAATCACCGGGTGAATATTTGGTTGAAGGTGATGCTTCGTCCGCTTCTTATTTCCTCGCCGCAGCGGCAATTAAAGGGGGAACAGTAAGGGTGACAGGTATTGGCCGTAATAGCCTACAGGGTGATACTAAATTTGCCAATGTACTGGAAAAAATGGGAGCGACAATCCGTTGGGGGGATGACTTTGTTGAGTGTGAACGAGGGACTCTTAGTGGCATTGATATGGATATGAATGCTATCCCCGATGCGGCAATGACAATTGGTACCGTCGCCTTATTTGCGAAAGGGGAAACCGTGATCCGCAATATTTACAACTGGCGTGTAAAAGAAACTGACAGGTTGTATGCAATGGCGACAGAATTACGAAAAGTCGGTGCTGAAGTTGAAGAAGGATATGATTTTATTCGTATTGTTCCTCCAGCACAATTGCAGCATGCGGAAATTGAAACGTACAACGATCATCGAATTGCAATGTGTTTTTCACTGGTGGCTCTATCCGATACACCAGTGACAATTCTTGATCCTGGCTGTACAGCAAAAACATTCCCTGATTATTTCCAACAGCTGGCACGTTTGAGTTAA
- the serC gene encoding 3-phosphoserine/phosphohydroxythreonine transaminase, with product MSQVYNFSAGPAMLPVEVMRRAEQEFCNWKGLGVSVMEVSHRGKDFIAVAEEAEQNLRDLLNIPQNYKVLFCHGGARGHFAALPMNLLGDKSTADYIVGGYWAESAAEEAQKYCSPNIIQVKQEKDGVLGIKPMSEWQLSQEAAYVHYCPNETIDGLAIHEEPDFPKDKVIIADYSSSILSKPIDISRYGVVYAGAQKNIGPAGLTIVIIREDLLGKAAKQTPSVLDYTVLAKYDSMFNTPPTFAWYLSGMVFKWLKEQGGLQEMAKRNYEKSQLLYNAIDDSEFYINRVAVENRSWMNVPFQMQNPALDEKFLEEAKAQGLLSLKGHRVSGGMRASIYNAMPLAGVQALVDFMADFERRHA from the coding sequence ATGAGTCAGGTTTATAATTTCAGTGCGGGTCCTGCAATGCTACCCGTCGAGGTCATGCGTCGTGCTGAACAGGAGTTTTGTAACTGGAAAGGTTTGGGCGTTTCTGTCATGGAAGTTAGCCACCGCGGTAAAGATTTTATTGCTGTGGCAGAAGAAGCAGAGCAAAATCTACGTGATCTGTTAAATATCCCACAAAATTATAAAGTGTTATTTTGCCATGGGGGTGCCCGCGGTCATTTTGCGGCATTGCCGATGAATCTATTAGGCGATAAATCCACCGCTGACTATATTGTTGGTGGATATTGGGCCGAATCAGCAGCAGAAGAAGCACAAAAATACTGCTCACCTAATATTATTCAAGTAAAACAAGAAAAAGACGGTGTTTTAGGTATTAAACCGATGAGTGAATGGCAATTAAGCCAAGAGGCAGCTTATGTTCACTACTGCCCTAATGAAACCATTGATGGTCTCGCTATTCATGAAGAACCTGATTTCCCTAAAGATAAAGTCATTATTGCAGATTATTCATCATCCATTCTTTCTAAACCTATCGATATTAGCCGTTACGGGGTTGTTTACGCTGGTGCACAGAAAAATATTGGTCCTGCCGGCCTAACAATTGTGATTATTCGTGAAGATTTACTCGGTAAAGCAGCAAAACAAACACCTTCCGTGCTGGATTATACGGTGCTGGCTAAATATGACTCTATGTTTAATACACCGCCTACCTTTGCTTGGTACTTATCAGGCATGGTTTTCAAATGGTTAAAAGAACAGGGCGGCCTGCAAGAGATGGCAAAACGTAACTATGAAAAATCCCAATTACTGTATAACGCAATCGATGACAGTGAGTTTTATATCAACCGAGTCGCGGTGGAAAATCGTTCGTGGATGAACGTGCCTTTCCAAATGCAAAACCCTGCACTGGATGAAAAATTCCTTGAAGAAGCAAAAGCACAAGGCCTATTGTCACTCAAAGGGCACCGTGTTTCTGGTGGTATGCGTGCATCAATCTATAATGCAATGCCATTAGCTGGGGTCCAAGCTCTTGTTGACTTTATGGCTGACTTTGAACGTCGCCACGCGTAA
- the pgm gene encoding phosphoglucomutase (alpha-D-glucose-1,6-bisphosphate-dependent): MTIHERAGQLPFQTDLINVAQLTAQYYQLQPQVGNPEHAVKFGTSGHRGSASRKNFNENHILAIAQAIAELRQQQGLTGPCFVGKDTHALSEAAFISVIEVLTANQVNVVIQADNGFTPTPAISHAILSYNQSHQDVADGIVITPSHNPPEDGGIKYNPSNGGPADTDLTSVIEKRANQLLAEKLAGVKRISFEEALASDYVTEKDLVMPYVAALGDVIDMQAIQKAGLKLGVDPLGGSGIEYWRKIAEYYQLDLELVNDQLDQTFRFMPLDHDGVIRMDCSSRWAMAGLLGMKEKFDLAFANDPDYDRHGIVTPAGLMNPNHYLAVAIDYLFQHRPQWRKEVAVGKTLVSSAMIDRVVADNGRELVEVPVGFKWFVDGLFSGSLGFGGEESAGASFLKFDGTPWSTDKDGIILCLLAAEITAVTGENPQQRYNKLAEKFGAPIYSRIQAKATHAQKAKLSKLSPEMVTADSLAGDKIIQRLTTAPGNGASIGGLKVITEHGWFAARPSGTEEAYKIYCESFRGEEHLRQIEQEAIEIVNKVIA, from the coding sequence GTGACAATTCATGAACGTGCAGGGCAGCTTCCATTTCAAACAGATTTGATTAATGTTGCACAACTAACCGCTCAATATTATCAATTGCAACCACAAGTCGGTAATCCTGAGCACGCTGTCAAGTTTGGCACGTCAGGGCATCGAGGTAGTGCCAGTAGAAAGAATTTTAATGAAAATCATATTCTTGCTATTGCTCAAGCGATTGCAGAGTTACGCCAACAGCAAGGTCTAACTGGCCCATGTTTTGTTGGTAAAGATACTCACGCGTTGTCTGAAGCTGCATTTATTTCTGTTATTGAAGTGTTAACTGCAAATCAGGTTAACGTTGTTATCCAAGCAGATAATGGTTTTACCCCAACGCCTGCCATATCCCATGCCATCCTTAGTTATAACCAGTCCCATCAAGATGTCGCCGATGGCATTGTGATTACCCCTTCACATAATCCCCCTGAAGATGGCGGTATTAAATATAACCCATCAAATGGGGGACCCGCGGATACCGATTTAACGTCAGTTATTGAAAAGAGAGCGAATCAATTATTGGCAGAAAAATTGGCTGGTGTGAAACGTATTTCTTTCGAAGAGGCTCTCGCCAGCGATTATGTGACAGAAAAAGATTTAGTGATGCCGTATGTCGCAGCACTCGGTGACGTCATTGATATGCAAGCGATTCAAAAAGCGGGCTTGAAATTAGGCGTGGATCCGCTTGGTGGCTCAGGTATCGAATATTGGCGAAAAATTGCGGAATATTATCAATTAGACCTAGAACTGGTTAACGATCAGTTAGATCAAACCTTCCGCTTTATGCCTCTCGATCATGATGGCGTGATCCGTATGGACTGTTCGTCACGTTGGGCGATGGCGGGGTTGCTAGGGATGAAAGAGAAGTTTGATTTAGCCTTTGCTAATGATCCTGATTATGACCGCCATGGTATTGTGACCCCAGCAGGCTTAATGAATCCAAACCACTACCTTGCTGTCGCGATCGATTATCTATTCCAGCATCGTCCTCAATGGCGAAAAGAGGTTGCTGTCGGTAAAACGCTGGTATCCAGTGCCATGATTGACCGTGTTGTTGCTGATAACGGTCGTGAGCTCGTGGAAGTTCCGGTTGGTTTTAAATGGTTTGTTGATGGACTCTTTAGCGGGTCATTAGGATTTGGGGGTGAAGAGAGCGCGGGTGCCTCTTTCCTAAAATTTGATGGTACGCCATGGTCCACAGATAAAGACGGCATTATTTTGTGTTTGTTAGCGGCTGAAATCACGGCAGTAACGGGGGAAAATCCTCAGCAGCGCTATAATAAATTAGCTGAAAAATTTGGCGCGCCAATCTATAGCCGTATCCAAGCTAAAGCCACTCATGCGCAAAAAGCGAAGTTAAGCAAATTATCACCTGAAATGGTCACCGCAGATTCTTTAGCGGGTGATAAAATTATTCAACGATTAACAACGGCTCCTGGTAATGGCGCTTCTATTGGCGGATTAAAAGTCATTACAGAGCATGGTTGGTTTGCTGCACGTCCATCAGGAACGGAAGAGGCTTATAAAATCTATTGTGAAAGCTTCCGTGGTGAAGAACATTTGCGTCAAATAGAGCAAGAAGCAATAGAAATTGTCAATAAAGTGATTGCTTAG
- the seqA gene encoding replication initiation negative regulator SeqA: MKTIEVDEELYRYIASHTLHIGESASDILRRMLNLKSGQPVQATKELGNEQLPQTVVEETKKTTITPQNPVRVMRELLLSDAYAEKGKAIDRFMLILSTLYSLDATIFANATESMHGRTRVYFAGDEQTLLAAGKQSKPRHIPGTPFWVITNTNTNRKRSMVEAIMQEMQFPANVIEKVCNTI; this comes from the coding sequence ATGAAAACGATAGAAGTTGATGAAGAGCTTTACCGCTATATAGCCAGCCATACACTGCATATCGGTGAAAGTGCATCGGATATTTTGCGCCGTATGTTAAATTTAAAGTCCGGTCAGCCAGTACAAGCCACCAAAGAACTCGGCAATGAACAACTGCCACAAACGGTTGTTGAAGAGACAAAGAAAACAACGATTACGCCGCAAAATCCAGTTAGGGTCATGAGAGAACTTCTGCTTTCTGATGCGTATGCAGAAAAAGGCAAAGCCATAGACCGTTTTATGCTAATTTTATCGACACTCTATAGCTTAGATGCGACTATCTTTGCTAATGCCACAGAGTCAATGCATGGTCGTACCCGCGTGTATTTTGCTGGCGATGAGCAAACACTGCTAGCCGCAGGCAAGCAGTCAAAACCTCGCCATATCCCAGGAACGCCATTCTGGGTAATCACCAATACAAATACCAATCGCAAACGTAGCATGGTTGAAGCCATCATGCAGGAGATGCAGTTCCCTGCCAATGTGATTGAGAAAGTTTGTAATACTATCTAA